CGTCGGCGCGACCATCACGGTCGACTACCAGCCGCTCGCGGTCGACGACACGGTGGCGGGCCTCGAGCCCGGCACGGTGGCGACGCTCGACGACGTGCTGGCGAACGACGCCGGCGACCTCGACCCGACGACGTTCGCGTTCGTGCCGGGCGCCGAGGGCGGCGTGCTCGACGGCGGCGACCTCGTGGTCGACGGTCAGGGCACCTGGTCGTTCACGATCGACGTGGAGACCGGCGTCGTGACGGTCACGTTCACGCCGGAGGAGGGCTTCCTCTCCGACCCCACGCCCGTGTCGTACACGGTCGAGGACCGGTCGGGCTCCGAGACGGGTGCGCTGCTCACGGTCGACTACCTGCAGGCAGCCGCAGACGACGCGAACCTCGACCAGCCCATCACGGAGCCGGTCACGGTCGCCGACATCCTGGCGAACGACGCGGGCGACTTCCTGCCCGAGTCGGTGCAGCTCTTCGACCCCGCGACCGAGTCGTGGCTCGAGCCGGGCGCCGAGCTCGTCGTGCCCGGCGAGGGCGTGTGGACGATCGTCGTGAACGACGACGGCACGGTCGACGTGGTGTTCACGCCCGAGGAGGGCTACCTCGGCGACCCGACGCCGGTGCAGTACCAGGCGGCGGACGCCGGTGGCGACCTCGCCCAGGCGACGATCACCGTGTCGTACCTGCCGGTCGCGAACGACGACGAGGACCTCGCCAACGAGTACGGCGTGCCCGTGCCGGTCGACGTGCTCGCCAACGACGTAGGCGACTTCGACCCGGCGACGGTGTCGCTGTACGACCCGGCTGCGAACGGCGGCGAGGGTGCATGGCTCGAGGCCGGCGAGTCGCTGGTCGTCGCAGGCCAGGGCACCTGGTCGATCGACCCCGCGACGGGCATCGTGACGTTCACGCCCGAGGCCGGCTACGGCGGCGACCCCGACGTCGTCACGTACCGCGTCACCGACTCCACCGGCGACACCGTCGAGGCGACCATCACGGTCACCTACGGTCCGACGGCGGTCGACGACGAGTCGCTGCGCAACGCGCAGGGCATGGCCGTCACGGTCGACGTGCTCGCGAACGACCTCGGTCAGTTCGACCCGACCTCCGTGCGCATCGTCGACGGCGAGGAGCTCGTGACCGAGCTCGTCGTCGCAGGCGAGGGCACCTGGCGGGTCGACCCCGAGACCGGCGCGATCACCTTCACGCCCGCATCCGGCTTCACGGGCAACCCGACGCCGATCGCCTACCAGGTGACCGACGTGACGGGCGACGTGGACCAGGCGACCGTGACGATCACGTACCTGCCGCAGGCCTTCGACGACCGCTCCGAGGGCAACGCCCCCGGCACGGCCGTCACGGTCGACCCGCTCGCGAACGACGCAGGCGACCTCGACCCGACGACGGTCGAGATCCGCGACCCGCAGACCGGCGACTGGGGCAAGACGGTCGTCGTGCCCGGCGAGGGCACGTGGACGGTGGACCCGGTGACGGGCGCCATCACGTTCACGCCCGAGCGCGGCTTCACCGGCGACCCGACGCCCATCACGTACCGCGTGACGGACGTCAACGGCGAGTCGACGCAGGCGACGGTCACGATCGACTACCGCCAGGCGCCCATCCCGGGTCTGCCCGACCTGCCGCGCACCGGTGCGGAGATCACGCTGTGGTCGCTCATCGCCGGCTTCGGCCTGCTGCTGGCAGGTGCGGCCGTGTGGCTCATCCGCCGCCGTCGCCAGGACGTGACCGACGCCTGAGTCGGTGACGGCCTGACGGCCTGACGCACGACGGCCCCGGAGCTTCGGCTCCGGGGCCGTCGTCGTTCGTCGATCGAGCGGTCTCGGGGAGCGCGGCCGACGATCGGGGTACAAAGAAGACGCGACGCGCCGATGCAACGCGCGTTGATCGAGGATTCCTCGTGCGAATCCCTGCGTAGCGCGCAATGTCCCCCTAGGGTTCATGAGGGATCCTCCGCACCCCTCGCGCTCGCGCGGGGCGGAAGGGGATCCATCACCCTCGTCCTCCCCCGAGAGACCCGGAGCCAGCGTGCGCCCCAACGACGTGCCGACCCCCTCGAGCACCATGCCCCAGCGACTGCGGCGCACCCTCGCCGGTGCCCTGTCGACGATGCTCGTCGCCGGAGGGCTCACGGCCGTCGCGATCGGCGCGCCCATCGTGGCAGCGCCTGCGGCGAACGCCGCGGACCCGTTCACGTGCTCGGCGAACACGATCTACGCGACGTCGACCGGCGACCCCGCGCCGCAGGCGCAGCGCAGCACGATCGGCCGATTCACGGTCGACGGCACGGGCAGCATCGCCGCCACGCAGGCGTACGACTCCGGGATCACCGCGGGCAACCTCAACCAGCTCGCGATCGGCCCTGACGGCACGGACATCTTCTTCACGCAGATCAATGGCGGCGTCGCCCAGGTCTTCCACTACGAGCCGCAGCGCACGGGGACGGCGGCCGACCCCAACCCGACGGTCGTCGCGCTCCCGACGACGGGCGTCGGGTCCGTCACCGGTACGACGATGGGTGGCTTCGACCCCCTCAGCGGTCGCTACGTCTTCGGCGGCTTCAACAGCGACCAGTCCCGAGTGGTGCTGAGCACCTTCGACCCGGACACGAACGCGGTCCGCACGGACGTGGCGCGGGTGACCCTGCCCAACACGCCCGGCAACAATGGCGACCTCGCCTTCGACACCGCCGGCGTCATGTACATCGTGTCGGGCGGCAATGCGAGCGCCGGGGGCCAGATCTACCGCATCACGCAGCCGATCCCCGAGACCGGTGACGTCGTGGAGCTCACCGGCACGAACCTCGGGCAGCGCATCGGCGCCGGCGAGACGACGCGCCCCGGTGCCATCAACTCGATCGCATTCGCGTCCGACGGCTACCTGTACCTCTATGCGACCTCTGGGACCGCAGGCGTCGTCCGCGTCAACCCGTCCAGCGGCGCAGTCACGGGCACCGGCCGTACGCTGACGGGCGATCTCGTCCGCGCCTCCGACTTCGGCACCTGCGCGACCCCGTCGACGGCATCCGGATCGATCACGGTCCCCGCGCCGGTCAAGCCGACCGACTCGTTCGACGTCGTCGTCACCGGCCCCGATACGCCCGCGTCCGAGACCGGCAACCAGGGCTCGACCGGCCCGATCGAAGAGGGCCCAGGTGAGGCCGAGGCCGGCCCGATCCTCGTGCTCCCCGGCCAGCCCGTCGAGGTCGAGCTCACGCCGACGCCCGAGACCGGCACGAACATCGACGACTACGACCCGTCGTGGCAGTGCGTCGACCCGTCGCGCCCCGCTGACGAGCAGGTCGTGAACTCCGGATGGGGCACGACCGCGAGCTACATCCAGCCGACGAACCCCGCCGAGGGCTCGACGATCACCTGCACCTTCCAGACCTCGGGTGCGCTGACCTTCCTCAAGACGGCCGACGTCACCACGGTCGACGCCATCGGCGACGTCATCACGTACACGTTCACGGCGACGAACCGCGGTCTCGCGCCGATCGAGGACGTCGAGATCGCCGACGGGATGGAGGGCCTCTCGGCGCTCGAGTGCGACCCCGCGCAGGGCTCCGACCTCGCACCGGGTGCCTCGATCACCTGCACCGCGACCCGCACGGCCACCGCTGACGACTTCGCGGCCGGTGCTCCGAGCACCATCACGAACACGGCGACCGCCGAGGGCACGAAGTCGCAGCGCGACGCCAACGGCGACGTGACCACCTCGACGCGTCCCTCGATCACGAGCACGGCCGTCGTGACGCCCAACCGCAACGCCATCGAGGTCGCGCCCGAGGAGAGCACGGGCGACGAGCCCGGCGCCATCGTCACGGTGCCCGTCGCCCAGGGCGACGACGTCGTGCCGGGCACGATCCGGATCGTGGGTGGCACGCAGGGCGGCAAGGAGCTCATCGTCGACCAGGGCCGTTGGACCGTCGACGACGAGGCCGGCACCATCGTGTTCACGCCGAACGGCCCGAACAGCGGCGACCCGGCACCCATCCAGTACACGGCGCAGGGCCCCAACGGCGTGACGAGCGCCCCGGCATCCGTCACCGTGACGTACGCGGGCACCGTCGACGACCAGCGCTCCGACGACAACGTCATCGGCACGACCGTCACGATCGACCCGCTCGCGGGTGCCGAGGGCTCGATCGAGCCCGGCTCGGTGCGCCTCGTCGGCCCCGTGTCGGGCCTGCCCGTCACGTCGATCACGCTGCCGAACGGTGCGACGTGGACGGTCGTCGACGACGAGCTCGTCTATGCGCCGAACGGCGTGACGACCGACCCGGTGCCCGTGCAGTTCCAGGCGACGACGACCGACGGCAGCCTCGTCGGCCCCGCCACGGCCGCGATCACCTACACGCCAGAGGCCGTCGACGACGTCGCCGCACCCTCGCAGCCGCGCGCGACCGCCACGGTGCAGCCCCTTGCGAACGACCGCGGCACGATCGACCCGTCGACGTTCGTCTTCCTCGACGAGGACGGCCAGCCCATCCTCGACGCCGAGACCGGCCTGCCCCTCGCGACCGTGCCGGTCGACGGCGAGGGCACATGGCGATTCGAGCTCGTCGACGGCGTCGTCACCGTGACGTTCACGCCGGAGGAGGACTTCCTCACCGACCCGACGTCGATCGACTATCGGGTGGCCGGCCCCGGCGAGGACCGCGTCACGACGCGTGCCACGATCTCGGCGCCGTACCTGCCGCTCGCGCAGCCCGACCGCAACGACCCGCAGGCGAGCATCGGCACCGACGTCGTGATCGACGCGCTCGCGAACGACACGGGCACGGGTCTCGACCCCGAGTCGGTCGTGCTGCTCGACCCCGAGACGGGCGAGTGGGTGAAGACGGTCACGACCGACGACGGCACCTACACGGTCGACCCCGAGACGGGCGTCGTCACGTTCGTGCCCGCATCCGGCCTCGTGGGCGACGCGGAGCCGATCACGTACCGCGTCGAGGACGTTCGCGGCGCACAGGTGACGTCGGAGATCGTGATCGCCTACGTGCCCACCGTGACGCCCGACTCGAGCCTCGGCAACGAGCCCGACTCGACCGTCGTCGTCGACGTGCTCGCCACCGACCGCGGCGACTTCGTGCCCGAGTCGCTGGCGATCGTGACGCCCACCGGCTCGCAGTCGTCGTACGACGTGCCCGAGCAGGGCACCTGGCGAATCGTGCCCGGCGTCGACGGCGGCCTGCCGCGCGTCGAGTTCGAGCCGCTGCCGACGTTCCACGGCAATCCGACGCCCGTCGAGTACGTCGTGACCGACGTGGATGGCGACACGGACTCCGCGCTCGTGACCATCACGTACCAGCCCGTCGCGATCCTGGACGTCGTGCGCGGCTTCGCGATCGACGGCGAGGCCGTGGTCGACCCGCTCGCGAACGACCGCGGTCCCCTCGACCCGTCGACGCTGCAGGTCTTCGACCCCGAGCTCGGCGAGGACGGCGAGTGGGCCGACTCCGTCGAGGTCGCAGGCCAGGGCGTCTGGACGGTCGAGACCCGCACGATCGACGGCGTCGAGCGCCAGGTCGTCGTCTTCACGCCCGCCGAGAGCTACGAGGGCGACCCCGACCCGATCCGCTATCGGGTGTCGAGCCCGAGCGCGACGGAGGAGCCGGTCGAGTCGACCGTGCAGGTCTTCTACGTGCCGACGGCACAGTCGCACGAGCTGCTGCTGCAGACGATCACCGAGGACGTCACGTTCCCGAACGTGCTCGACGGTGCCAAGGGCGAGCTCGACCGCGACACCTTCACGCTCGTCGACCGCAGCACGGGCCGCACCGTCACCGAGCCCGGCACGCCCCTGGTCGTCGATGGCGAGGGCACCTGGACGTTCGCGATCGACGAGGACGGCGCCGTGTCGGTGACGTTCTCGCCGCTCACGACGTTCGTCGGCGACCCGCGCGTCATCGACTACACGATCGAGAACCTCTCCGAGGTCGAGGTGGGCGGCACGCTCACCATCACCTACCAGCCGGAGGCCGAGCCCGACGTCGTGGGCCCCATGGCGCTCGACGCGCCGGCGGTCATCCGCCCGCTGGCGAACGACACCGGCGTCTTCGACCTCGAGACGTTCCGCCTCTTCGACCCGACGACCGGCCAGTGGCTCGAGCCGCTGCAGTCGCTCGACGTCGCTGACGAGGGCGTCTGGTCGGTCGAGATCGTCGACGGCGAGGTCGTCGTGACGTTCACGCCCGACGAGGGCTACGAGGGCGACCCGGCCCTCGTGCGCTACCAGGTGGGCGACGCGCAGAAGCCCGAGGTGCTCGTGGAGTCGACCATCACGGTCGACTACCAGCCCGAGGCTGCGAACGACGGCGTCGAGGGCGTCGAGCCTCGCACCGACGCGACCGTCGAGGACATCCTCGGCAACGACCGTGGCGAGCTCGTGCCCGGCACCGTGGCATTCGTGCCCGCCGGCGCATCCGACGCCGACGCGCTCGCGCCCGGCGAGGCGCTCGTCGTCGAGGGCGAGGGCGTCTGGACGATCGTCGTCGACGACGAGACCGGCCTCGTGTCGGTCGTCTTCAGCCCCGAGCGGGACTTCCTCAGCGACCCCACCCCGGTGCGATACGTCGTCGAGGACGGCAACGGCTCGGTGACGGGTGCGCTCGTCACGGTCGACTACCTGCAGTCCGCCGCCGACGACGAGATGCTCGACCAGCCCATCACGCAGCCCGTGACGGTCGACATCCTGCCGAACGACGTCGGCACGTTCGACGAGTCGACGCTCGCGTTCTACGACGCCGCGAACGGCGTGTGGCTCGAGGACCGCGCACCGCTCACGGTGCTCGGCGAGGG
The sequence above is a segment of the Agrococcus jejuensis genome. Coding sequences within it:
- a CDS encoding Ig-like domain-containing protein encodes the protein MPQRLRRTLAGALSTMLVAGGLTAVAIGAPIVAAPAANAADPFTCSANTIYATSTGDPAPQAQRSTIGRFTVDGTGSIAATQAYDSGITAGNLNQLAIGPDGTDIFFTQINGGVAQVFHYEPQRTGTAADPNPTVVALPTTGVGSVTGTTMGGFDPLSGRYVFGGFNSDQSRVVLSTFDPDTNAVRTDVARVTLPNTPGNNGDLAFDTAGVMYIVSGGNASAGGQIYRITQPIPETGDVVELTGTNLGQRIGAGETTRPGAINSIAFASDGYLYLYATSGTAGVVRVNPSSGAVTGTGRTLTGDLVRASDFGTCATPSTASGSITVPAPVKPTDSFDVVVTGPDTPASETGNQGSTGPIEEGPGEAEAGPILVLPGQPVEVELTPTPETGTNIDDYDPSWQCVDPSRPADEQVVNSGWGTTASYIQPTNPAEGSTITCTFQTSGALTFLKTADVTTVDAIGDVITYTFTATNRGLAPIEDVEIADGMEGLSALECDPAQGSDLAPGASITCTATRTATADDFAAGAPSTITNTATAEGTKSQRDANGDVTTSTRPSITSTAVVTPNRNAIEVAPEESTGDEPGAIVTVPVAQGDDVVPGTIRIVGGTQGGKELIVDQGRWTVDDEAGTIVFTPNGPNSGDPAPIQYTAQGPNGVTSAPASVTVTYAGTVDDQRSDDNVIGTTVTIDPLAGAEGSIEPGSVRLVGPVSGLPVTSITLPNGATWTVVDDELVYAPNGVTTDPVPVQFQATTTDGSLVGPATAAITYTPEAVDDVAAPSQPRATATVQPLANDRGTIDPSTFVFLDEDGQPILDAETGLPLATVPVDGEGTWRFELVDGVVTVTFTPEEDFLTDPTSIDYRVAGPGEDRVTTRATISAPYLPLAQPDRNDPQASIGTDVVIDALANDTGTGLDPESVVLLDPETGEWVKTVTTDDGTYTVDPETGVVTFVPASGLVGDAEPITYRVEDVRGAQVTSEIVIAYVPTVTPDSSLGNEPDSTVVVDVLATDRGDFVPESLAIVTPTGSQSSYDVPEQGTWRIVPGVDGGLPRVEFEPLPTFHGNPTPVEYVVTDVDGDTDSALVTITYQPVAILDVVRGFAIDGEAVVDPLANDRGPLDPSTLQVFDPELGEDGEWADSVEVAGQGVWTVETRTIDGVERQVVVFTPAESYEGDPDPIRYRVSSPSATEEPVESTVQVFYVPTAQSHELLLQTITEDVTFPNVLDGAKGELDRDTFTLVDRSTGRTVTEPGTPLVVDGEGTWTFAIDEDGAVSVTFSPLTTFVGDPRVIDYTIENLSEVEVGGTLTITYQPEAEPDVVGPMALDAPAVIRPLANDTGVFDLETFRLFDPTTGQWLEPLQSLDVADEGVWSVEIVDGEVVVTFTPDEGYEGDPALVRYQVGDAQKPEVLVESTITVDYQPEAANDGVEGVEPRTDATVEDILGNDRGELVPGTVAFVPAGASDADALAPGEALVVEGEGVWTIVVDDETGLVSVVFSPERDFLSDPTPVRYVVEDGNGSVTGALVTVDYLQSAADDEMLDQPITQPVTVDILPNDVGTFDESTLAFYDAANGVWLEDRAPLTVLGEGTWTFVDDEELGRTVVVFTPDEGYLGDPETVRYRVADVGGDVVEANVTVSFVPLAVDDESLGNVVGTTVSVDVLGNDTGDFVPASVRIVAGEERVTSLVVAGEGEWIVDAETGAIAFVPEAGFDGDPTPIEYEVTDTTGDTVSATVTITYGITAVDDASRGNAFGTAVTVDVVANDAGGAVPGTVRIVSGDELVLELVVRGEGTWTVDPETGAITFTPEAGFTRNPTPITYVVEDADGFADEAQVVVTYLPVAHPDVVEDAAPGQPVTVDPLANDTGDLDPTTVEIRDPQTGEWGKDVTVPGEGTWTVDPVTGAITFTPAPGFTGSPTPIDYRVTDGEGNVTQSTLTIGYAAVAPAPGLPRTGAELALWTLVAGLGLLLAGAAVWLVRRRRAGAIDA